From a region of the Arvicanthis niloticus isolate mArvNil1 chromosome 6, mArvNil1.pat.X, whole genome shotgun sequence genome:
- the Aipl1 gene encoding aryl-hydrocarbon-interacting protein-like 1 isoform X1 produces MDVSLLLNVEGVKKTILHGGTGELPNFITGSRVTFHFRTMKCDDERTVIDDSKQVGQPMNIIIGNMFKLEVWETLLTSMRLGEVAEFWCDTIHTGVYPMLSRSLRQVAEGKDPTSWHVHTCGLANMFAYHTLGYEDLDELQKEPQPLVFLIELLQVEAPNEYQRETWNLNNEERMQAVPLLHGEGNRLYKLGRYDQAATKYQEAIVCLRNLQTKEKPWEVEWLKLEKMINTLILNYCQCLLKKEEYYEVLEHTSDILRYHPGIVKAYYMRARAHAEVWNAEEAKADLEKVLELEPSMRKAVLRELRLLESRLADKQEEERQRCRSMLG; encoded by the exons ATGGATGTCTCTCTACTCCTCAATGTGGAGGGTGTCAAAAAAACCATTCTGCATGGGGGAACGGGAGAACTCCCCAACTTCATCACTGGCTCCAGA GTGACCTTTCATTTCCGAACAATGAAATGCGATGATGAACGCACGGTGATCGATGACAGCAAGCAGGTGGGCCAGCCCATGAACATCATCATTGGGAACATGTTCAAGCTGGAGGTGTGGGAGACGCTGCTGACCTCCATGCGGCTCGGCGAAGTGGCTGAGTTCTGGTGTGACACCATC CACACAGGGGTCTACCCTATGTTGTCCCGCAGTCTGCGGCAGGTGGCCGAGGGCAAGGACCCCACAAGCTGGCATGTGCACACGTGCGGGCTGGCCAACATGTTTGCATACCACACGCTGGGTTATGAGGACCTGGATGAGCTGCAGAAGGAACCACAGCCCCTTGTCTTCCTGATTGAGCTGCTGCAG GTGGAGGCCCCAAACGAGTACCAGAGGGAGACATGGAACCTGAATAATGAGGAGAGGATGCAGGCTGTGCCTCTTCTTCATGGAGAAGGTAACAGGCTCTACAAGCTGGGCCGCTATGATCAGGCCGCCACCAAGTACCAGGAGGCCATTGTGTGCCTGAGGAACCTTCAAACCAAG GAGAAGCCCTGGGAGGTTGAGTGGCTGAAGCTGGAGAAGATGATCAACACCCTGATCCTCAACTACTGCCAGTGCCTGCTGAAGAAGGAGGAGTACTATGAGGTGCTGGAGCATACCAGTGACATTCTACGATACCACCCAG GGATCGTGAAGGCCTACTATATGCGTGCACGTGCTCATGCGGAGGTGTGGAACGCTGAGGAGGCCAAGGCGGACCTGGAGAAAGTGCTGGAGTTGGAGCCGTCCATGCGCAAGGCGGTGCTCAGGGAATTGCGGCTGCTGGAGAGCCGCCTGGCTgacaagcaggaggaggagcgCCAGCGCTGCCGGAGCATGCTGGGCTAG
- the Aipl1 gene encoding aryl-hydrocarbon-interacting protein-like 1 isoform X2 has protein sequence MDVSLLLNVEGVKKTILHGGTGELPNFITGSRVTFHFRTMKCDDERTVIDDSKQVGQPMNIIIGNMFKLEVWETLLTSMRLGEVAEFWCDTIHTGVYPMLSRSLRQVAEGKDPTSWHVHTCGLANMFAYHTLGYEDLDELQKEPQPLVFLIELLQVEAPNEYQRETWNLNNEERMQAVPLLHGEGNRLYKLGRYDQAATKYQEAIVCLRNLQTKEKPWEVEWLKLEKMINTLILNYCQCLLKKEEYYEVLEHTSDILRYHPGLQRWL, from the exons ATGGATGTCTCTCTACTCCTCAATGTGGAGGGTGTCAAAAAAACCATTCTGCATGGGGGAACGGGAGAACTCCCCAACTTCATCACTGGCTCCAGA GTGACCTTTCATTTCCGAACAATGAAATGCGATGATGAACGCACGGTGATCGATGACAGCAAGCAGGTGGGCCAGCCCATGAACATCATCATTGGGAACATGTTCAAGCTGGAGGTGTGGGAGACGCTGCTGACCTCCATGCGGCTCGGCGAAGTGGCTGAGTTCTGGTGTGACACCATC CACACAGGGGTCTACCCTATGTTGTCCCGCAGTCTGCGGCAGGTGGCCGAGGGCAAGGACCCCACAAGCTGGCATGTGCACACGTGCGGGCTGGCCAACATGTTTGCATACCACACGCTGGGTTATGAGGACCTGGATGAGCTGCAGAAGGAACCACAGCCCCTTGTCTTCCTGATTGAGCTGCTGCAG GTGGAGGCCCCAAACGAGTACCAGAGGGAGACATGGAACCTGAATAATGAGGAGAGGATGCAGGCTGTGCCTCTTCTTCATGGAGAAGGTAACAGGCTCTACAAGCTGGGCCGCTATGATCAGGCCGCCACCAAGTACCAGGAGGCCATTGTGTGCCTGAGGAACCTTCAAACCAAG GAGAAGCCCTGGGAGGTTGAGTGGCTGAAGCTGGAGAAGATGATCAACACCCTGATCCTCAACTACTGCCAGTGCCTGCTGAAGAAGGAGGAGTACTATGAGGTGCTGGAGCATACCAGTGACATTCTACGATACCACCCAG